Proteins encoded within one genomic window of Rhododendron vialii isolate Sample 1 chromosome 1a, ASM3025357v1:
- the LOC131330999 gene encoding protein FAR-RED ELONGATED HYPOCOTYL 3-like, with product MIFGENLAWLLRLSSQTVYLSNFLGTPQRKIREGAMDDYNFSISDSWSFENDVRSEESVSHNSRDYTLEFTTDQIFESREDMLAWARSVGLKYGIVVVILNSAKLKGGKLPKCILGCERGGKYEPPRYLVEGQSLQRNTRTRKCDCPFQLRAKHIEGHEYPSRLKPVEKQFVADMTKSTAPREILNILKQKDPSNTTGIKSVYNTIFTNKAAKLDGLTPIQYVIRQLLKKHYLHQFFTNPDTNEITDIIWVHPMSLELSFNFPSVLIIDATYKTNEYRKPLLEVVGITSTWRTYSLMFGYLSNEKEETLTWALNNLKNWMLQKGASMPLVFVSDRDLALMNAIEACFPTARHILCIWHINQCVMKNCSRMLGPEWKRFIKSWHSLINSSTPSSFEQKWQAMCNDFRQFPYVITYLWQTWLRSYKERFVSAWTDTCMHLGSNSSQRAESAHARLKT from the exons ATGATTTTCGGTGAAAATTTAGCATGGTTACTTAGGCTTTCCTCACAGACTGTGTatctgtcaaattttttaggaacGCCGCAGCGGAAAATTCGGGAAGGAGCAATGGATGACTataacttttcaatttcagatagttggtcatTTGAGAATGATGTTCGTAGTGAGGAGAGTGTCTCCCACAATAGTCGCGATTATACACTAGAATTTACCACCGACCAG atttttgaaagtagagaAGATATGTTAGCTTGGGCGCGGAGCGTTGGTCTAAAATATGGTATTGTGGTGGTTATTTTAAATTCTGCTAAGTTAAAAGGCGGCAAATTGCCGAAGTGCATTCTTGGTTgtgaaagaggaggaaagtaTGAACCGCCACGGTATCTGGTTGAAGGGCAATCCTTGCAAAGAAACACTAGGACTAGAAAATGCGATTGCCCATTTCAACTGCGAg CAAAACATATTGAGGGCCAcgagtacccgtcaaggctaaaaccagtagagaaacaatttgtggcCGACATGACCAAAAGCACTGCGCCTCGTGAGATTcttaatattttgaagcaaaaagacCCGTCAAACACTACGGGAATCAAGAGCGTTTATAACACTATTTTTACAAACAAAGCAGCTAAACTGGACGGTCTAACTCCTATTCAGTATGTCATACGTCAATTACTTAAGAAACAttacctccatcaattttttacAAATCCGGATACTaacgaaatcacagatattaTTTGGGTTCATCCTATGAGTCTAGAGCTATCTTTCAACTTTCCGTCTGTACTAATCATTGATGCCACGTACAAGACCAATGAGTATCGGAAACCACTATTGGAggttgtgggtatcacatccacatggCGAACTTACTCGCTTATGTTCGGTTATCTTAGTAATGAGAAAGAAGAGACATTGACGTGGGCATTGAATAACTTAAAAAACTGGATGCTTCAAAAGGGGGCGTCGATGCCATTGGTGTTTGTTTCAGATCGGGATTTAGCGCTTATGAACGCCATTGAAGCATGTTTCCCTACAGCACGTCACATCTtgtgtatttggcacataaatcaGTGCGTCATGAAGAACTGCAGCCGTATGCTTGGTCCGGAATGGAAGCGCTTCATCAAGTCATGGCACTCGCTTATCAATTCATCTACACCTTCGTCTTTCGAACAGAAGTGGCAAGCCATGTGCAACGATTTTCGCCAGTTCCCGTATGTCATAACTTACCTGTGGCAAACATGGTTAAGGTCGTACAAAGAGCGGTTTGTTTCAGCATGGACAGATACATGCATGCACCTCGgaagcaattcaagtcaaag AGCAGAGTCTGCACATGCGAGGCTAAAGACATAG